From a single Pempheris klunzingeri isolate RE-2024b chromosome 2, fPemKlu1.hap1, whole genome shotgun sequence genomic region:
- the pcsk1 gene encoding neuroendocrine convertase 1 produces the protein MEVRCRPAVMCCVFAILCSVVPRSLESSYGDRQYLNEWAVEIPGGLEAAEGIARELDYELVRQIGALEDLFLFKHRSHPSRMKRSAEHITRRLSEDDRVLWAEQQYEKRRSKRASLRECRDCPVDKLFDDPMWNQQWYLQDTRTSSSLPKLDLHVIPVWQKGITGKGVVITVLDDGLEWNHTDIYSNYDAAASYDFNDNDPDPFPRYDSTNENKHGTRCAGEIAMQADNNKCGVGVAYNSKVGGIRMLDGIVTDAIEASSIGFNPDHVDIYSASWGPNDDGKTVEGPGRLAQKAFEYGIQKGRGGKGSIFVWASGNGGRQGDNCDCDGYTDSIYTISISSASQQGLSPWYAEKCSSTLATAYSSGDYTDQRITSADLHNECTQTHTGTSASAPLAAGIFALALEQNPDLTWRDLQHIVVWTSEFDPLANNPGWKRNGAGLMVNSRFGFGLLNAKALVDLADPATWKHVPEKTQCIVRDDSFQPRELKAAGEITIEIPTKACAGQENAVRSLEHVQVEASIEYTRRGDLHITLTSPAGTNTVLLAERERDTSSNGFRNWDFMSVHTWGEDPAGTWTLKITDTSGRMENEGRILNWKLILHGTSEKPEHMKKPRVYIPYNAVQNDRRGVEHMDDMMEEPTQAYLPSKTAQAPLPSNPEKEPKKPPISPYSPSLALLRLLQTAFNRQTPVLQRAQTVAKASSAWRKQLQPDRSLSPPATRLPPKMLYQALDMINKYRGPEDSVYSDYTDGFYSTKPYRHRDDRLLQALFEMIDDDRK, from the exons ATGGAAGTGAGATGTCGTCCAGCGgtgatgtgttgtgtttttgccaTCCTGTGCTCCGTGGTCCCCCGGTCGCTGGAGTCCTCGTACGGGGACAGACAGTACCTGAACGAGTGGGCGGTGGAGATCCCAGGCGGACTGGAGGCTGCAGAGGGGATCGCCAGAGAGCTGGACTACGAGCTGGTCCGACAG atcGGGGCCCTGGAAGACCTTTTCTTGTTCAAACACCGCAGTCACCCCAGCAGAATGAAGCGAAGTGCCGAGCACATCACCAGGCGGCTCTCGGAGGATGATCGG gtgctGTGGGCAGAGCAGCAGTACGAGAAACGCCGGAGCAAGCGGGCGTCCCTCAGAGAGTGCAGAGACTGCCCGGTGGATAAGCTGTTCGATGATCCCATGTGGAACCAGCAGTGGTACCTG CAAGACACGCGGACGTCTTCCTCGCTGCCGAAGCTGGACCTGCACGTGATCCCCGTGTGGCAGAAAGGCATCACAGGCAAAGGAGTGGTCATCACCGTTCTGGACGACGGGCTGGAGTGGAACCACACAGACATCTACTCCAACTAC GATGCAGCGGCCAGCTACGATTTCAACGACAACGACCCGGACCCATTCCCCAGATACGACTCCACTAATGAAAACAA ACATGGGACCAGGTGTGCTGGGGAGATCGCCATGCAGGCAGACAACAATAAATGTGGGGTTGGAGTGGCATACAACTCCAAAGTTGGAG gcATTCGTATGCTGGACGGGATCGTGACTGACGCCATCGAGGCCAGCTCCATCGGGTTCAATCCAGACCACGTGGACATCTACAGTGCCAGCTGGGGACCCAATGATGATGGCAAGACAGTGGAGGGCCCTGGCCGCCTGGCCCAGAAGGCATTTGAATATGGCATCCAGAAG GGCCGTGGAGGGAAAGGCTCTATCTTTGTTTGGGCGTCGGGTAATGGAGGCCGCCAGGGTGATAACTGTGACTGTGATGGTTACACGGACAGCATCTACACTATCTCGATCAGCAGTGCCTCCCAGCAGGGCCTGTCCCCGTGGTACGCTGAGAAGTGCTCGTCCACTCTGGCTACAGCATACAGCAGCGGGGACTACACCGACCAGAGGATT ACGAGTGCTGATCTGCACAATGAGTGCACTCAGACTCACACAGGGACGTCGGCCTCTGCCCCTCTAGCTGCTGGAATATTTGCCCTGGCACTGGAACAAAA cCCAGATCTTACGTGGAGAGACCTGCAGCACATTGTGGTCTGGACCTCAGAGTTCGATCCTTTGGCCAATAACCCCGGCTGGAAGAGGAACGGAGCTGGGCTGATGGTCAACAGCCGCTTCGGCTTTGGCCTTCTCAACGCCAAAGCCCTGGTGGACCTCGCTGACCCGGCCACCTGGAAGCACGTGCCTGAAAAGACGCAATGTATCGTCAGGGATGATTCTTTCCAGCCCAG GGAGCTGAAAGCAGCGGGGGAGATCACTATAGAGATTCCAACCAAAGCCTGTGCGGGGCAGGAGAACGCAGTCCGCTCATTGGAGCACGTGCAGGTGGAGGCCAGCATTGAATACACCAGGAGAGGGGACCTGCACATAACACTCACCTCCCCAGCCg GTACCAATACAGTGCTGCTGGCTGAGCGAGAGAGGGACACGTCCTCCAATGGCTTCAGGAATTGGGACTTCATGTCTGTTCATACGTGGGGAGAAGATCCTGCTGGTACATGGACCCTGAAGATCACCGACACT TCAGGTCGTATGGAGAACGAGGGTCGCATATTGAACTGGAAGCTGATCCTTCATGGGACGTCAGAGAAGCCAGAGCACATGAAGAAGCCCAGAGTGTACATTCCCTACAACGCTGTGCAGAATGACCGGCGTGGTGTGGAACATATGGATGACATGATGGAG GAGCCCACACAGGCCTATCTACCTTCAAAGACTGCACAAGCCCCCCTTCCTTCCAACCCAGAGAAGGAGCCCAAAAAGCCCCCAATTTCACCCTACTCCCCCTCCCTGGCCCTGCTGCGCCTCCTTCAGACAGCCTTCAACAGGCAGACGCCGGTCCTGCAACGGGCCCAGACCGTAGCCAAGGCCTCCTCCGCCTGGAGGAAGCAGCTGCAGCCGGACCGgagcctctctcctccagcaaCAAGACTCCCACCTAAGATGCTGTACCAGGCTCTGGACATGATCAACAAGTACCGGGGCCCCGAGGACAGTGTCTACAGTGACTACACTGATGGCTTCTACAGCACCAAGCCGTACAGACACAGAGATGACCGACTGCTGCAGGCCCTGTTTGAGATGATAGATGATGACCGCAAGTGA